In the Malania oleifera isolate guangnan ecotype guangnan chromosome 1, ASM2987363v1, whole genome shotgun sequence genome, one interval contains:
- the LOC131158560 gene encoding transcription factor ILI7-like, protein MSSRTSSTTQYETSKDLILKLRALMLDVENNGSRGSTSKVPLPKLLEEACSHIRRLQGEVGDLCGKIAELLAYPHITNAEEQILREVLQGFFFQFTRRRNGDMQFFILRYLSIYFLFVIFHFQIRVEVD, encoded by the exons ATGTCTTCAAGAACCTCAAGCACCACCCAGTATGAGACAAGTAAGGATCTTATTTTGAAGCTTCGAGCATTAATGCTAGATGTTGAAAACAATGGCAGTAGAGGCAGTACCTCGAAG GTGCCTTTGCCGAAACTCCTTGAGGAGGCATGCAGTCACATTAGGAGACTACAAGGAGAGGTCGGTGACCTGTGTGGGAAGATCGCCGAGCTGTTGGCTTATCCACACATCACTAATGCTGAAGAACAGATCCTAAGGGAG GTCCTGCAGGGCTTCTTCTTTCAGTTCACACGAAGGCGTAACGGGGACATGCAATTTTTTATTCTAAGATATCTGtccatttattttctttttgtaataTTCCATTTTCAGATAAGGGTTGAAGTTGATTAG